A part of Dermacentor variabilis isolate Ectoservices chromosome 10, ASM5094787v1, whole genome shotgun sequence genomic DNA contains:
- the Mzt1 gene encoding mitotic spindle organizing protein 1, whose translation MAAPNVDDRRKALKETFDVLLEMSQLLNTGLDAQSLALCVQLCESGANPEALAGLIKELRARTAPSVTTWSLRPEHAER comes from the exons ATGGCGGCGCCCAATGTTGATGATCGACGAAAGGCTCTCAAGGAAACTTTCGATG TGCTGTTGGAAATGTCCCAACTGCTCAACACAGGCCTGGACGCACAGTCGCTGGCGCTGTGCGTCCAACTGTGCGAGAGTGGCGCAAACCCCGAAGCTCTGGCCGGCCTCATCAAGGAGCTACGCGCCCGAACGGCACCCAGCGTCACCACTTGG AGCCTGCGCCCTGAACATGCCGAACGGTGA